A single Fundidesulfovibrio terrae DNA region contains:
- a CDS encoding glycosyltransferase — MSGARPLAVYVSPGLAAWLDALPFETLIVTPGPGIFDLAAELETRGVTPDVIIQDEVLAPRTLLKGLEKFRCPKLFWSRDPHLNHYWQAPYAGLFDAVASTQKAQAGPLAQACAGPAAWITWSETPGPWVPHSRRAHGAAFVGRVTQFRPLRRMFTELLLSRHPIRVETDIPHPEVPGVYAQARLAPNESILGETTHRLFAATAQGCLVLEPARDNGLEELFEPGREVVTYEDGLELLEVMAFYSRRDGLAEKMGRAAWERCGHDHRPENRLVSLGELAHRAAPRSPSAREHRRLLALAAAHCLESSLLPGRLEDVLDLLEEFQDDPECVTAALRLLTWAGQPRQALSLAALLASAGFAPGDVSFQVCLCVLFLRQDKFELARAAFGAFAAASGEPAGEAVTPAGLYAVLGDRLARRGRRWRPGFPFDPQRHLPATASECYLLSLTHTPGNLPVLRKAEALLRDLPGSELARMAYLSEMSLRNREDFRLGMSLGLADLRAFRVDAGLDELRLAREQALAKGKAAAFEAALAARDPSGRIRAAL; from the coding sequence ATGAGCGGCGCGCGGCCCCTCGCCGTCTACGTCTCCCCGGGCCTGGCCGCCTGGCTGGACGCCTTGCCCTTCGAGACGCTCATCGTCACTCCCGGTCCGGGCATTTTTGATCTGGCCGCCGAACTTGAAACCCGGGGCGTCACCCCGGACGTCATCATCCAGGACGAGGTGCTCGCCCCGCGCACCCTGCTCAAAGGCCTGGAGAAGTTCCGCTGCCCCAAGCTGTTCTGGAGCAGGGACCCGCACCTGAACCACTATTGGCAGGCCCCTTACGCCGGACTGTTCGACGCCGTGGCCAGTACCCAGAAGGCGCAGGCCGGGCCACTGGCCCAGGCCTGCGCGGGCCCCGCCGCCTGGATCACCTGGAGCGAGACCCCGGGGCCGTGGGTTCCTCACTCCCGCAGAGCGCACGGCGCAGCCTTCGTGGGGCGGGTGACGCAGTTTCGGCCGCTTCGGCGCATGTTCACGGAACTGCTTCTGTCCCGGCATCCCATCCGGGTGGAGACGGACATCCCCCACCCCGAGGTTCCCGGCGTGTACGCTCAGGCCCGCCTGGCCCCCAACGAATCCATCCTGGGGGAGACCACCCACCGCCTTTTCGCGGCCACGGCCCAGGGCTGCCTAGTGCTGGAGCCCGCGCGCGACAACGGATTGGAGGAACTCTTCGAGCCCGGCCGGGAGGTCGTCACCTACGAGGACGGCCTGGAGCTTCTGGAGGTCATGGCCTTCTACTCCCGGCGGGACGGGCTGGCCGAGAAGATGGGCCGGGCCGCCTGGGAGCGCTGCGGGCACGACCATCGGCCCGAAAACAGACTCGTGTCCCTGGGAGAGCTGGCCCACCGGGCCGCGCCCCGCTCCCCGAGCGCCCGGGAGCACCGCAGACTGCTGGCCCTGGCCGCCGCGCACTGCCTGGAATCCTCGCTTCTGCCCGGCCGCCTGGAGGATGTCCTGGACCTCCTGGAGGAATTCCAGGACGATCCCGAATGCGTCACGGCGGCGCTTCGCCTGCTGACTTGGGCCGGCCAGCCGCGGCAGGCCCTGTCGCTGGCCGCCTTGCTCGCATCGGCCGGATTCGCCCCCGGCGACGTCTCTTTTCAGGTGTGCCTGTGCGTCCTGTTCCTGCGCCAGGATAAATTCGAGCTGGCCCGGGCCGCGTTTGGCGCGTTCGCGGCCGCCTCAGGCGAACCGGCCGGGGAGGCCGTCACCCCGGCCGGCCTATACGCCGTCCTGGGGGACAGGCTGGCCCGCCGCGGCCGGCGCTGGCGGCCCGGATTCCCCTTCGATCCGCAACGCCACCTCCCGGCCACGGCCAGCGAGTGCTACCTCCTGAGCCTGACGCATACGCCGGGCAACCTGCCCGTGCTGCGCAAAGCCGAGGCCCTGCTGCGCGACCTGCCCGGAAGCGAGCTGGCCCGCATGGCCTACCTCTCCGAGATGTCGCTTCGAAACCGCGAGGATTTCCGCCTGGGCATGTCCCTGGGCCTTGCCGACCTGCGGGCCTTCCGGGTGGACGCGGGCCTGGACGAGCTGCGCCTGGCCCGCGAGCAGGCGCTGGCCAAAGGCAAGGCGGCGGCCTTCGAGGCGGCCCTGGCCGCTCGCGACCCTTCGGGGCGCATCCGGGCGGCGCTGTGA
- a CDS encoding DMT family transporter translates to MPTVQVAWTYLICAGLFEIGWPVGLKMTYTPGRTVLGVVIAVVCMAVSGFLLLQAQKVIPMGTAYAVWTGIGAAGTFLVGLAFYGDPAGLLRILGVALIVAGVAALKLAA, encoded by the coding sequence ATGCCGACAGTGCAGGTTGCCTGGACCTATCTGATTTGCGCCGGCCTCTTCGAGATCGGCTGGCCGGTGGGACTGAAAATGACGTACACGCCGGGCAGAACCGTCCTGGGCGTGGTCATAGCCGTGGTGTGCATGGCCGTGAGCGGCTTTCTGCTGCTGCAGGCCCAGAAGGTCATCCCCATGGGCACGGCCTACGCGGTCTGGACGGGGATCGGCGCGGCCGGGACGTTCCTGGTGGGGCTCGCGTTCTACGGAGACCCGGCAGGCCTTTTGCGCATCCTCGGCGTGGCGCTGATCGTGGCCGGAGTGGCGGCCCTCAAGCTCGCCGCCTGA
- a CDS encoding class I SAM-dependent methyltransferase, translated as MARTHRVFIPAARLEEFFAPVRAVLSERGVPLRLGRLRPRLELPELACFDLRVAGSVWRGRAPYVFPLMATMEDMSYPQEDGTPLECLPGVDWVVLGGDPAQFSLALGQASSICRHEAVELTPYFEVAGPLPRQRQESDVTVRLRKKWYFVNHAAVTSHLDQLLALPEERWHETGYVAVQDHFETFRPYIEARLVREPRVIVELGCGLGQTARSLALRFPEARVVGLDVSRESLRVAREKFSLPNLEFRECNFADPFAFDDGSVDLAVSSSALNISDNQAGTADETFRILSPGGLLVNGCIFEAFHSYWDFPQSAFTPTRSNLFLADWLAAAQRRELGMELHHWTRAISTHYFASGRLAAFEGAFSRWQEGVRHEPFVPYDYAQCTGFMVAGGSVATPEDLKVPPAHHLDAMEDILAACERLDRAGRELTDMTWLTVASCTGLFPEAVGFLAACLPRAAGVIQGALDTNLLQYIRPQAA; from the coding sequence ATGGCCCGTACCCACAGAGTCTTCATTCCCGCAGCCCGGCTCGAGGAATTCTTCGCGCCCGTACGCGCCGTTCTCTCCGAGCGCGGCGTGCCCCTGCGCCTGGGCAGGCTCCGGCCCCGCCTGGAGCTGCCCGAACTGGCCTGCTTCGACCTGCGCGTGGCGGGTTCGGTCTGGCGAGGGCGCGCCCCCTACGTCTTTCCCCTCATGGCCACCATGGAGGACATGTCCTATCCGCAAGAGGATGGAACGCCTTTGGAGTGCCTCCCCGGGGTGGACTGGGTGGTTCTCGGGGGCGATCCGGCACAATTTTCCCTGGCCCTGGGCCAGGCGTCGTCGATCTGCCGCCACGAAGCCGTGGAGCTGACGCCCTATTTCGAGGTGGCGGGTCCCCTGCCCAGGCAGCGTCAAGAATCGGACGTCACGGTGCGCCTGCGCAAGAAATGGTATTTCGTCAACCATGCGGCCGTGACCAGCCATCTGGACCAGCTCCTGGCGCTGCCCGAGGAGCGCTGGCACGAGACCGGCTACGTGGCTGTGCAGGACCATTTCGAGACTTTCCGGCCCTATATCGAGGCCCGTCTGGTCCGCGAACCCCGCGTGATCGTGGAGCTGGGCTGCGGCCTGGGACAGACCGCCAGGTCTCTGGCCTTGCGCTTTCCCGAGGCCCGGGTGGTGGGCCTGGACGTGAGCCGCGAATCGCTCCGGGTGGCGCGCGAGAAATTCAGCCTTCCCAACCTGGAATTCCGCGAGTGCAACTTCGCCGACCCCTTCGCTTTCGACGACGGCTCCGTGGATCTGGCCGTCTCCTCCTCGGCCCTGAACATCTCCGACAATCAGGCCGGGACGGCGGACGAGACGTTTCGCATCCTCTCGCCCGGCGGCCTCCTGGTGAACGGCTGCATTTTCGAGGCGTTCCACAGCTACTGGGACTTCCCCCAGAGCGCCTTCACGCCCACGCGCTCCAACCTTTTCCTGGCGGACTGGCTGGCCGCGGCGCAGCGACGGGAACTCGGCATGGAGCTCCACCACTGGACCCGGGCCATCTCCACCCACTATTTCGCCTCCGGCCGCCTGGCGGCTTTCGAGGGCGCCTTCAGCCGTTGGCAGGAGGGCGTGCGCCACGAGCCCTTCGTCCCCTACGACTACGCCCAGTGCACCGGGTTCATGGTGGCTGGCGGGTCGGTGGCCACGCCCGAGGACCTCAAGGTCCCTCCGGCCCACCACCTGGACGCCATGGAGGACATCCTGGCGGCCTGCGAACGCCTGGACCGGGCCGGGCGGGAACTCACGGACATGACCTGGCTCACGGTGGCCTCCTGCACGGGGCTCTTCCCCGAAGCCGTGGGCTTTCTGGCCGCCTGCCTGCCGCGCGCCGCCGGAGTCATTCAAGGCGCTCTCGACACCAACCTGCTGCAATACATCCGCCCCCAGGCGGCCTAA
- a CDS encoding radical SAM protein, translating to MRYPQHTTIMNNALYPSMVANQVAEVPTFPQEIMLTTTFNCNYRCRMCFQGHYDKREMPWEMVEKLRDAFYFADTMQIIGGEPMIWSHFKAAVALANQTSTKVRITSNGALMDEAMRQFIIENQVFNIKLSADAGSAATYKYIRGGNFMRFVNNVLELSKLKLSHGVQWPILEFNFVAQKSNVGELPKLLALADSIGIYQVNVYYMNCTREDWIHESLYFHQDYADECMHKAAAAAKQIGIPINLPAPFGVRDIEETRVFASCSEPWRLLMVNMDGECQICCGGAPVMGNLNNSEFMEIWNGANLTGLRAAVNGENKPGYCRNCFGKMQKPDAIYTHFSRPLADRILAGELAPVRAAS from the coding sequence GTGCGTTATCCTCAGCACACCACGATAATGAACAACGCCCTGTACCCTTCCATGGTCGCCAACCAGGTGGCGGAAGTGCCCACTTTCCCCCAGGAGATCATGCTCACCACCACCTTCAACTGCAACTACCGCTGCCGCATGTGCTTCCAGGGGCATTACGACAAGCGGGAGATGCCCTGGGAAATGGTGGAGAAGCTGCGCGACGCCTTTTATTTCGCCGACACCATGCAGATCATCGGCGGCGAGCCCATGATCTGGTCGCACTTCAAGGCCGCGGTGGCCCTGGCCAACCAGACCTCCACCAAGGTGCGCATCACCAGCAACGGCGCGCTCATGGACGAGGCCATGCGCCAGTTCATCATCGAGAACCAGGTCTTCAACATCAAGCTCTCGGCCGACGCGGGAAGCGCCGCCACCTACAAGTACATCCGGGGCGGCAACTTCATGCGCTTCGTGAACAACGTGCTGGAACTCTCCAAGCTCAAGCTCTCCCACGGCGTGCAGTGGCCCATCCTGGAGTTCAACTTCGTGGCCCAGAAGTCCAACGTGGGCGAGCTGCCCAAGCTCCTGGCCCTGGCGGACTCCATCGGCATCTACCAGGTGAACGTCTACTACATGAACTGTACCCGCGAGGACTGGATCCACGAATCGCTCTACTTCCACCAGGACTATGCCGACGAGTGCATGCACAAGGCGGCTGCGGCGGCCAAGCAGATCGGCATCCCCATCAACCTGCCCGCGCCCTTCGGCGTCCGGGACATCGAGGAGACCCGGGTGTTCGCCAGCTGTTCCGAGCCCTGGCGGCTTCTCATGGTGAACATGGACGGGGAGTGCCAGATATGCTGCGGCGGAGCCCCGGTGATGGGCAACCTCAACAATTCGGAATTCATGGAAATCTGGAACGGAGCGAATCTTACGGGGCTTCGCGCCGCGGTCAACGGGGAAAACAAGCCCGGATACTGCCGGAACTGTTTCGGCAAGATGCAGAAGCCGGACGCCATCTACACCCATTTTTCCAGGCCCCTGGCCGACAGGATCCTGGCCGGCGAGCTGGCCCCCGTCAGGGCCGCGTCCTGA
- a CDS encoding radical SAM protein, with amino-acid sequence MQYAQNIKDLNELANSVYMTSHVGRVNSFPEFITVMPLVKCNYNCVMCAESERDSDKELSELALSRLEEVLPFARTLFITGGEPLMYPHLERLLRAGSQAGCELWMVSNGSLLTEKKREMLLDAGLSQVKISLDAATPKTYQKIRGGNFLKVLGNIAALSELKLRRGVHLPSIQLGFVAMRSNIAELGKLAVIAGNLGVDSIYVSTCTIHHEHMLEESLYFHQEYADHHMLKAIEMARAAGVRLERPPMFSELAAQAAQAVHQDRTSAMCREPWKTIFVRYDGAVNLCCGGGGNCGNLNDSSFFDVWNHPARVVARERVNSLDPLPACKACHTVKQTATNISSHIPSPELARLGEERYGKGAPLSEAV; translated from the coding sequence ATGCAATACGCCCAGAACATCAAGGACCTGAACGAGCTGGCCAACAGCGTCTACATGACGAGCCACGTGGGCCGGGTGAATTCCTTCCCGGAATTCATCACCGTGATGCCCCTGGTGAAGTGCAACTACAATTGCGTCATGTGCGCCGAGTCCGAGCGCGACTCGGACAAGGAGCTCTCGGAGCTTGCCCTGTCGCGGCTGGAGGAGGTGCTGCCGTTTGCGCGCACGCTCTTCATCACCGGGGGCGAGCCCCTGATGTACCCCCATCTGGAGCGCCTGCTCCGGGCGGGCTCGCAGGCCGGGTGCGAGCTGTGGATGGTCTCCAACGGGTCGCTCCTGACCGAGAAGAAGCGCGAGATGCTCCTCGACGCCGGGCTCTCCCAGGTGAAGATCAGCCTGGACGCCGCCACCCCCAAGACCTACCAGAAGATCAGGGGCGGCAACTTCCTTAAGGTGCTGGGCAACATCGCGGCGCTCTCGGAGCTCAAGCTCAGGCGGGGCGTGCACCTGCCTTCCATCCAGTTGGGGTTCGTGGCTATGCGCTCCAATATCGCGGAGCTCGGGAAGCTGGCCGTCATCGCCGGAAACCTGGGCGTGGACTCCATCTACGTGTCCACCTGCACCATCCACCACGAGCACATGCTCGAGGAATCGCTCTATTTCCACCAGGAGTACGCCGACCACCACATGCTCAAGGCCATCGAGATGGCCCGGGCCGCCGGGGTGCGCCTGGAGCGCCCGCCCATGTTCTCGGAGCTGGCCGCCCAGGCGGCGCAGGCCGTGCACCAGGACCGCACCTCCGCCATGTGCCGCGAGCCGTGGAAGACCATCTTCGTCCGCTACGACGGCGCCGTGAACCTGTGCTGCGGCGGGGGAGGCAACTGCGGGAACCTGAACGACTCCAGCTTCTTTGATGTCTGGAACCACCCGGCCCGCGTGGTGGCCCGCGAGCGGGTCAACTCCCTTGATCCGCTGCCGGCCTGCAAGGCGTGCCATACCGTGAAGCAGACCGCCACCAACATCTCCAGCCATATCCCGAGTCCCGAGCTGGCCCGCCTGGGAGAGGAACGCTACGGCAAGGGCGCTCCCCTGAGCGAGGCGGTGTGA
- a CDS encoding response regulator, with product MPRAHSWTSRFRTITFRLACLVAVCVLPVWISAGYLVHYSFENKRALIGRHMLETARALSLVVDRELVSIQAALTALATSPSLDTGDMAAFHAQVREVLQSYPGSDIIMADVSGQQIINSYLPFGAPLPKRNNPEGVRRVFETGVPNISGLFKGAVTGRALISVDAPVKDGDRVVYDLGMSVPSSRFDSILALQQFPADWVGTIVDANSVIVARTLDPEQSVGKPLPPGSRLRAARDLDEGMLESRNLEGLPIVLCFSRSPVTGWTVAVSVPESVMMSELWTWLGWTLSGTALLSVIGLALAMGVGRGIAGSIQSLVPSALALGRGEAVAPAGAGLAETDEVARALESASDLLRLRAEEREAEERRRREAEKLLKERKRIFRIVADNSYNWEYWAGPDGACRWVSPACERISGYSPREFTSPGGPTIRDIVHPDDLESWDAHLREDGDKGRAHGEIELRIFNRSGMTIQISHTCEPVYGQDGQYLGRRGCNRDITEQKRIEADLLAAKEQAESASRAKSEFLANMSHEIRTPLNGTLGMLQVLEETPLDPQQREFVGTALKSGQSLLTVLNDILDFSKIEAGKLAMVKKVFQPSDLLAAVGDLFGEEARKAGLALVLDLSPDVPPAVQGDFARLRQVLFNLVGNSVKFTPSGEIRVGVDVDRQDGKLAFTVSDTGLGIAKDRLAELFEPFIQGDGSYTRLRHGVGLGLSIVKRLVNLMGGSLRMESEKGHGTSVRFDIPLEEAVPVRAPERVAKPVPGFSHQSVLLAEDEAINRMTMRRMLENRGFTVHIASNGREALEVLERESIDAVLMDIQMPEMDGLQAVAAIRDKARFGEKANVPVIALTAHAMNGDRENFIAAGMDDYVSKPVDLAQLLEALHRVLNP from the coding sequence ATGCCCCGCGCACACTCCTGGACGAGCCGTTTCAGGACCATCACATTCAGACTGGCCTGTCTGGTTGCAGTCTGCGTGCTCCCGGTGTGGATCAGCGCGGGCTACCTGGTCCATTACTCGTTCGAGAACAAGCGGGCGCTCATCGGGCGCCACATGCTGGAAACGGCCCGGGCGCTCTCCCTGGTGGTCGACCGGGAACTGGTGAGCATCCAGGCCGCGCTGACGGCCCTGGCCACGTCACCCTCCCTGGACACGGGCGACATGGCCGCCTTCCATGCGCAGGTCCGCGAGGTGCTCCAGTCCTACCCGGGCTCCGACATCATCATGGCGGACGTGTCCGGCCAGCAAATCATCAACTCCTATCTGCCTTTCGGCGCCCCCCTGCCCAAACGCAACAATCCTGAAGGCGTGCGGCGGGTGTTCGAGACGGGCGTGCCGAACATATCCGGGCTGTTCAAGGGGGCTGTCACGGGCCGTGCGCTCATCAGCGTGGACGCGCCCGTGAAGGACGGGGACCGCGTGGTCTACGACCTGGGCATGAGCGTGCCGTCGTCCCGTTTCGATTCTATCCTGGCCCTGCAGCAGTTTCCTGCGGACTGGGTGGGCACCATTGTGGACGCGAACTCCGTGATCGTGGCCAGAACCCTCGATCCGGAGCAGTCCGTGGGCAAGCCCCTGCCTCCCGGCAGCAGGCTCCGGGCGGCGCGGGACCTGGACGAGGGCATGCTGGAGAGCAGGAACCTGGAGGGGCTGCCCATCGTTCTGTGCTTCAGCCGTTCGCCCGTGACGGGCTGGACCGTGGCCGTCAGCGTGCCCGAATCGGTGATGATGTCCGAGCTGTGGACCTGGCTCGGCTGGACCCTCAGCGGCACCGCCCTGTTGTCCGTCATCGGGCTGGCGCTGGCCATGGGGGTGGGACGGGGCATCGCCGGTTCCATCCAGTCGCTCGTCCCCTCGGCCTTGGCCCTGGGGCGCGGCGAGGCGGTGGCGCCCGCGGGGGCTGGCCTGGCCGAGACCGACGAGGTGGCCCGAGCCCTGGAGAGCGCCTCCGACCTGCTCAGGCTCAGGGCCGAGGAGCGCGAGGCCGAGGAGCGGCGGCGCAGGGAGGCCGAGAAGCTGCTCAAGGAACGCAAGCGCATCTTCAGGATCGTCGCGGACAACTCCTACAACTGGGAATACTGGGCCGGGCCGGACGGAGCCTGCCGCTGGGTGTCTCCGGCCTGCGAGCGCATCAGCGGCTATTCCCCGAGGGAGTTCACCTCCCCTGGAGGGCCGACCATCCGGGATATCGTGCACCCGGACGACCTGGAGTCCTGGGACGCCCATTTGCGCGAGGACGGCGACAAGGGGCGGGCCCATGGCGAAATAGAGCTTCGCATCTTCAACCGCTCCGGGATGACCATCCAGATCAGCCATACCTGCGAGCCGGTGTACGGCCAGGACGGACAGTACCTCGGACGAAGAGGCTGCAACCGGGACATCACGGAGCAGAAGCGCATTGAGGCGGACCTGCTCGCCGCCAAGGAGCAGGCCGAGTCCGCCAGCCGGGCGAAAAGCGAATTCCTGGCCAACATGAGCCACGAGATACGCACACCCCTGAATGGCACCCTGGGCATGCTCCAGGTGCTGGAGGAGACGCCCCTGGACCCGCAGCAGCGGGAATTCGTGGGGACGGCCCTGAAATCGGGCCAAAGCCTGCTGACGGTCCTGAATGACATCCTGGATTTCTCCAAGATCGAGGCCGGGAAACTGGCCATGGTCAAGAAGGTGTTCCAGCCGTCCGACCTGCTCGCCGCCGTGGGCGATCTCTTCGGTGAGGAGGCCAGGAAGGCCGGGCTGGCGCTGGTCCTGGATTTAAGCCCGGACGTGCCCCCGGCGGTGCAGGGCGATTTCGCGCGGCTGCGCCAGGTGCTGTTCAATCTGGTTGGCAATTCGGTCAAGTTCACGCCGTCGGGGGAAATCCGTGTCGGCGTGGACGTGGACAGGCAAGACGGCAAGCTGGCGTTCACCGTCTCCGACACGGGCCTGGGCATTGCCAAGGACCGGCTGGCGGAGCTCTTCGAACCGTTCATCCAGGGTGACGGCTCCTACACCAGGCTCCGGCACGGCGTGGGCCTGGGGCTGTCCATCGTCAAGCGGCTGGTGAATCTCATGGGTGGCTCGCTGCGCATGGAGAGCGAGAAGGGGCACGGCACGTCCGTCCGCTTCGACATCCCCCTGGAGGAGGCGGTACCCGTGCGGGCGCCCGAAAGGGTCGCCAAGCCGGTTCCGGGATTCTCCCACCAGAGCGTGCTGCTGGCCGAGGACGAGGCCATCAACCGGATGACCATGCGCCGCATGCTCGAGAACCGGGGATTCACGGTCCACATCGCCTCTAACGGGCGCGAAGCCCTGGAGGTACTGGAACGCGAAAGCATCGACGCGGTGCTCATGGACATCCAGATGCCGGAAATGGACGGCCTTCAGGCCGTGGCGGCGATCCGCGACAAAGCCCGCTTCGGGGAGAAGGCAAACGTGCCGGTCATCGCCCTGACCGCCCACGCCATGAACGGGGACCGGGAGAATTTCATCGCCGCGGGCATGGACGACTACGTCTCCAAGCCCGTGGACCTCGCGCAGCTGCTGGAGGCGCTGCACCGTGTCCTGAATCCCTAG
- a CDS encoding glycosyltransferase → MAGRGRLVAWFGREYFAGSLAESGWRLSIHSYHEPRIFTWEQITALCGGAPDVLVLGDRSHPPPFLGLENYPCLTVFYSVDSHIHAWHPLYAQAFDACLVGLKDDLPRFAEGRLALDRLLWSPAYAPNRELMPWTPAEPEWDVLFAGTVDPQTTPGRAAFLERLSRVLPGLAVRRGDFKDLFPLGRVILNVAERGDLNFRVFEALAMGKPLLTPVIGNGFPELFQDGVDLMAYAPDDEADCAAKARLLLDNPERAAAMGAAGMAKVDAFHRASHRAAACGRFLADLLDRGNRERLALADELRRSVLRPLHLHWAEASEDPLLKAAYLREARRGS, encoded by the coding sequence GTGGCGGGGCGCGGCAGGCTGGTGGCCTGGTTCGGCAGGGAGTACTTCGCCGGGTCCCTGGCCGAATCCGGCTGGCGGCTTTCCATCCACTCCTACCACGAGCCCCGGATCTTCACCTGGGAGCAGATCACGGCCCTGTGCGGCGGCGCGCCCGACGTGCTGGTGCTGGGCGACCGCAGCCATCCCCCGCCCTTCCTCGGCCTGGAAAACTATCCCTGCCTCACGGTCTTCTACAGCGTGGACAGCCACATCCACGCCTGGCATCCCCTCTACGCCCAGGCCTTCGACGCCTGCCTGGTGGGCCTCAAGGACGACCTGCCCCGCTTCGCGGAGGGCCGCCTGGCCCTTGATCGCCTGCTCTGGAGCCCGGCCTACGCCCCCAACCGGGAGCTCATGCCCTGGACCCCGGCCGAGCCCGAGTGGGACGTGCTCTTCGCGGGCACGGTGGACCCGCAGACCACGCCGGGCCGGGCCGCCTTCCTGGAACGGCTTTCGCGCGTGCTGCCGGGGCTCGCGGTGCGCCGGGGCGACTTCAAGGACCTTTTCCCGCTCGGGCGGGTGATCCTCAACGTGGCCGAGCGCGGCGACCTCAACTTCCGGGTGTTCGAGGCCCTGGCCATGGGCAAGCCCCTGCTCACCCCCGTCATAGGCAACGGCTTTCCGGAGCTTTTCCAGGACGGCGTGGACCTCATGGCCTACGCCCCGGACGACGAAGCGGACTGCGCGGCCAAGGCGCGCCTGCTGCTGGATAATCCGGAGAGGGCGGCGGCCATGGGCGCGGCCGGGATGGCCAAGGTGGACGCCTTCCATCGGGCCTCCCACCGGGCGGCGGCCTGCGGGCGTTTCCTGGCGGATTTGCTGGACAGGGGGAACCGGGAACGGCTGGCGCTGGCGGACGAGCTGCGCCGCTCGGTGCTCAGGCCCCTGCACCTGCACTGGGCCGAGGCGTCCGAGGACCCGCTCCTGAAGGCGGCCTATCTGCGCGAGGCCCGGCGGGGCTCCTGA
- a CDS encoding cell division protein FtsX: MTLFKRALSRAFTQIVRSPGLHAMSALALGLTCFLAGAFGMFLTNLDEYLQAHQGHAQFQIYWKPGSDLAAVRKQWDAIRAMPGVDEFVGFTPDQALESLKKSLGTGFDFSWMGNVSPLPATGLASLRVLSEDMRQPQIFLERLKALPGVDKVRINPMQLDVATALRGLSVTALIPLSLSLSLAIAVVAYLAARLCLEGRRAEVEIMRLVGAQEWFVRLPWAVSAAMTGLAGAGAGLAALRAVQFFLSGVLYEPPLWIKLGPLPLEETAAMALMAVVMSALGGWLAARE, from the coding sequence ATGACCCTCTTCAAACGCGCCCTGTCCCGGGCCTTCACCCAGATCGTCCGCAGCCCGGGGCTGCACGCCATGTCCGCCCTGGCGCTCGGGCTTACCTGCTTTTTGGCCGGGGCCTTCGGCATGTTCCTGACCAACCTGGACGAATACCTCCAGGCCCACCAGGGGCACGCCCAGTTCCAGATATACTGGAAGCCCGGCTCGGACCTGGCCGCGGTGCGCAAGCAGTGGGACGCCATCCGGGCCATGCCCGGCGTGGACGAGTTCGTGGGCTTCACCCCGGACCAGGCCCTGGAGAGCCTGAAGAAATCCCTGGGCACGGGCTTCGACTTTTCCTGGATGGGGAATGTGAGCCCCCTGCCCGCCACGGGGCTGGCCTCGCTTCGCGTGCTGAGCGAAGACATGCGCCAGCCGCAGATATTCCTGGAGCGCCTGAAGGCCCTGCCGGGCGTGGACAAAGTGCGCATCAACCCCATGCAGCTGGACGTGGCCACAGCCCTGCGCGGGCTTTCGGTCACGGCGCTCATCCCCCTGTCGCTGTCTTTGTCGCTGGCCATCGCCGTGGTGGCCTACTTGGCGGCGCGGCTGTGCCTGGAGGGCCGCCGGGCCGAGGTTGAGATCATGCGCCTGGTGGGCGCTCAGGAATGGTTTGTGCGCCTGCCCTGGGCGGTGAGCGCGGCGATGACCGGACTTGCCGGCGCCGGCGCCGGGCTTGCGGCCCTGCGAGCGGTGCAGTTCTTTCTGTCCGGAGTGCTCTACGAGCCGCCCCTGTGGATCAAGCTCGGCCCCCTGCCCCTGGAGGAGACGGCGGCCATGGCCCTCATGGCCGTGGTCATGTCCGCCCTGGGCGGTTGGCTGGCCGCCAGGGAGTAG
- a CDS encoding cell division ATP-binding protein FtsE, translating into MISAVQLTHAFSDHLALRAVSFRVAKGEFAFLTGHSGAGKTTLLRLLHGDLPLQRGKARVAGYDLGSIKKSRLPYLRRDVAVVFQDFKILLDRTVEENVRLPLEVSGMAWDQIKRRVDSVLSSLHLTRMAGLDCASLSGGEQQRVAIARAMAGGPKVILADEPTGNLDWNMAQRLMEVFKQFHAHGVTILMATHNQDIVRSTPQARVLSLEAGFLLSGGTDDETAEQDDDADGPGVNPEDWRP; encoded by the coding sequence ATGATCTCGGCCGTCCAGCTGACCCACGCCTTCTCGGACCACCTCGCCCTGCGCGCGGTGAGCTTCCGGGTGGCCAAGGGGGAGTTCGCCTTCCTCACCGGCCACTCCGGCGCGGGCAAGACCACGCTGTTGCGCCTGCTGCACGGCGACCTTCCGCTGCAGCGGGGCAAGGCGCGCGTTGCGGGCTACGACCTGGGCTCCATCAAGAAAAGCCGCCTGCCGTATTTGCGCCGCGACGTGGCCGTAGTCTTCCAGGACTTCAAAATCCTCCTGGACCGCACCGTGGAGGAAAACGTCCGCCTGCCCCTGGAAGTGTCCGGCATGGCCTGGGACCAGATCAAACGCCGGGTGGATTCGGTGCTTTCCTCCCTGCACCTGACGCGCATGGCGGGGCTCGATTGCGCCAGCCTGTCCGGCGGCGAGCAGCAGCGCGTGGCCATCGCCCGGGCCATGGCCGGAGGCCCCAAGGTGATCCTGGCCGACGAGCCCACCGGCAACCTGGACTGGAACATGGCCCAGCGCCTCATGGAGGTGTTCAAGCAGTTCCACGCCCACGGCGTGACCATCCTCATGGCCACCCACAACCAGGACATCGTGCGATCCACGCCGCAGGCCAGGGTGCTCAGCCTCGAGGCGGGGTTCCTGCTCTCCGGGGGCACCGACGACGAGACCGCGGAACAGGACGACGACGCGGACGGCCCCGGCGTGAACCCTGAGGACTGGCGGCCATGA